One genomic window of Quercus lobata isolate SW786 chromosome 9, ValleyOak3.0 Primary Assembly, whole genome shotgun sequence includes the following:
- the LOC115960039 gene encoding TMV resistance protein N-like, with protein MMKKLSSKFSGITTNLIGIESTMAKFIPSYLGFENNVRMIGIYGMGGLGKTTLARIVYDEFRSHFDGFSFIANVREDSKKHGLPILQQQLLEDTLVDGNICIRNVYDGVEMIKKRLRYKKVLLVIDDVDHLDQLKYLVGDHGWFGLGSWIIITTRDEHVLIQLGVLKRYNLNGLNNDDALKLFCLKAFKKEQPKKDYIQLSQQVVKYANGLPLALVTLGSFLVGRTIDEWQSALHSFKKNKGEIFNILKISYDGLEEMWKEIFLDIACFFRGHDKDKVIEILENCGFDARIGVSVLVERSLLTVDDKECFGMHDLPSEMGQKIIRFESGGKLGKQSRLWLVEDLLHVLENDMATEAIQAVVVKGRKEDFNLEDFSEGFSKMSNLRLLIINGMYSPNDQRHLTLPNSLRYLRWKDCPFKCLASSHKQRMAFVHLELRSSKLEYLWEGAM; from the exons ATGATGAAGAAATTGAGTTCTAAATTCTCAGGCATTACCACAAACTTGATAGGAATAGAATCTACGATGGCAAAATTTATCCCTTCATATTTAGGTTTTGAGAATAATGTTCGCATGATAGGGATTTATGGTATGGGGGGTTTGGGAAAAACAACTCTTGCTAGAATTGTTTATGATGAATTTCGTAGTCATTTTGatggttttagttttattgCTAATGTTAGGGAAGATTCAAAAAAACATGGTTTGCCTATATTACAacagcagcttcttgaagacACTTTGGTTGATGGAAATATATGTATAAGGAATGTCTATGATGGAGTTGAGATGATTAAGAAAAGGTTGCGTTACAAAAAAGTTTTACTTGTTATAGATGATGTTGACCATTTGgatcaattaaaatatttggtTGGAGACCATGGTTGGTTTGGATTGGGGAGTTGGATCATTATAACAACTAGAGATGAACATGTGTTAATCCAACTTGGAGTGCTTAAAAGATATAATCTTAATGGATTAAATAATGATGATGCtttgaaacttttttgtttgaaagccTTCAAAAAGGAGCAACCCAAAAAAGATTATATTCAACTCTCCCAACAAGTTGTGAAATATGCTAATGGCCTTCCATTAGCTCTTGTTACTTTGGGTTCCTTTTTGGTTGGAAGAACAATAGATGAATGGCAAAGTGCATTGCatagttttaagaaaaataaaggagaaataTTTAATATACTTAAAATAAGTTACGATGGACTAGAGGAAATGTGGAAGGAGATATTCTtagatattgcatgtttctttaGAGGGCATGATAAAGATAAAGTAATAGAAATATTAGAGAATTGTGGTTTTGATGCAAGAATTGGTGTAAGTGTCCTTGTGGAAAGATCTCTCCTAACGGTGGATGACAAGGAATGTTTTGGGATGCATGATCTACCATCAGAAATGGGTCAAAAAATTATTCGTTTTGAATCAGGTGGAAAACTTGGAAAGCAAAGTCGGTTGTGGCTTGTTGAGGACTTGCTTCATGTATTGGAGAATGATATG GCAACAGAAGCAATTCAAGCCGTAGTTGTCAAAGGCCGGAAAGAGGATTTCAACCTTGAAGATTTTTCTGAAGGGTTTTCAAAGATGTCTAATCTTAGATTGCTAATAATTAATGGAATGTATTCTCCTAATGACCAAAGACATCTTACTCTTCCTAATAGCCTAAGATATCTTCGGTGGAAGGACTGTCCTTTCAAATGTTTGGCATCCAGTCACAAACAACGAATGGCGTTTGTTCACCTTGAGTTGCGGAGCAGCAAACTTGAATATCTTTGGGAAGGAGCAatgtaa